One Nonomuraea angiospora DNA segment encodes these proteins:
- a CDS encoding multicopper oxidase family protein, whose product MRRNRPGRGRVRTAVACAATAAVLGPLIWLWQASLLPSAYSVMDMGYADYGGGPQGSHGSHSTGGAAAHSTGGAAAHHGARPTGGAAAHHGGRDVTELVADADRPADVTVTVVARKQRFRLASGRAFDGYTLNGQSPGPVIKAVQGQLVQVRLVNESVPGGITLHWHGVDVPNAADGVAGVTQDAVGIGKEFTYRFVADRAGTFWYHSHQMSHEQVRGGLLGALVVAPGSKEQAKDVVALVHLYGGVRTVNGREGDLHVEAAPGARTRVRVINTEYGVMPAWVSGAPYRLVAVDGTEVSGPAPVRDQAVAVAAGGRADLEVTMPADGSPVRIHLGGPAGVVLGSTSYDAPPVPRPAATLDPLTYGTRAPLGFDPAEADRRFDYDVGRRPGFLDGVPGVWWTINGHLYPDVPMFHVSEGDVVRMRISNNSGEAHPMHLHGHHAVVLTRDGVAATGSPWWVDSLEVGIGQTYEIAFVADNPGVWMDHCHNLPHASEGLTAHLMYEGVTTRFTVGGPAGNKPE is encoded by the coding sequence GTGCGTCGCAACCGCCCGGGTCGCGGCCGGGTCCGCACCGCCGTCGCGTGCGCCGCGACGGCGGCCGTGCTCGGGCCGCTGATCTGGCTCTGGCAGGCCAGCCTGCTGCCGTCCGCGTACTCCGTCATGGACATGGGGTACGCGGACTACGGCGGCGGGCCTCAAGGCTCCCACGGGTCGCACTCGACGGGCGGCGCCGCGGCCCATTCGACGGGCGGCGCCGCGGCCCACCACGGGGCACGTCCGACGGGCGGCGCCGCGGCCCATCACGGCGGGCGGGACGTGACGGAACTGGTCGCCGACGCGGACCGCCCGGCCGACGTCACGGTGACCGTGGTGGCCCGCAAGCAGCGCTTCCGGCTGGCCTCCGGCCGCGCCTTCGACGGCTACACGCTCAACGGGCAGTCGCCCGGCCCGGTCATCAAGGCCGTCCAGGGCCAGCTGGTCCAGGTCCGGCTGGTCAACGAGTCGGTGCCGGGCGGCATCACGCTGCACTGGCACGGCGTCGACGTGCCCAACGCCGCGGACGGCGTCGCGGGCGTCACCCAGGACGCGGTCGGCATCGGCAAGGAGTTCACCTACCGGTTCGTCGCCGACCGCGCGGGCACCTTCTGGTACCACTCGCACCAGATGTCGCACGAACAGGTCCGCGGCGGCCTGCTCGGAGCGCTGGTCGTCGCACCGGGCAGCAAGGAGCAGGCGAAGGACGTCGTGGCACTGGTGCACCTGTACGGAGGCGTCCGCACCGTCAACGGGCGCGAGGGCGACCTCCATGTCGAGGCGGCGCCCGGCGCGCGGACAAGGGTGCGGGTGATCAACACCGAGTACGGCGTCATGCCGGCCTGGGTGAGCGGCGCGCCGTACCGGCTCGTGGCCGTGGACGGCACCGAGGTCAGCGGGCCCGCACCGGTGCGGGACCAGGCGGTCGCGGTGGCCGCAGGCGGACGCGCCGACCTGGAGGTCACCATGCCCGCGGACGGCTCCCCCGTGCGGATCCACCTCGGCGGCCCCGCCGGCGTCGTGCTCGGCTCGACGTCGTACGACGCGCCCCCGGTGCCGCGACCGGCGGCGACGCTCGACCCGCTCACCTACGGCACCCGGGCGCCGCTCGGGTTCGACCCGGCCGAGGCCGACCGGCGCTTCGACTACGACGTGGGCCGCCGCCCCGGCTTCCTCGACGGGGTCCCCGGCGTGTGGTGGACGATCAACGGCCACCTCTATCCCGACGTGCCCATGTTCCACGTGAGCGAGGGTGACGTGGTGCGGATGCGCATCTCCAACAACAGCGGCGAGGCGCATCCCATGCACCTGCACGGCCACCACGCGGTGGTGCTCACGCGCGACGGCGTGGCCGCCACCGGCAGCCCGTGGTGGGTGGACTCCCTCGAGGTCGGGATCGGCCAGACGTACGAGATCGCGTTCGTCGCCGACAACCCCGGCGTCTGGATGGACCACTGCCACAACCTGCCCCACGCCTCCGAAGGGCTCACGGCCCATCTGATGTACGAGGGGGTAACCACCCGCTTCACCGTCGGCGGCCCGGCCGGCAACAAGCCCGAGTGA
- a CDS encoding alginate lyase family protein, translating to MSARTPAVTRRGALKAVLAAGAGAALLGRADPAAAASHPGLLHTQADFDRMRSMVNAGAQPWKAGWDRLVANSHSQSTWTPNPQATIVRGGDGQNYGILYNDIHAAYQNALRWKVSGSTAHGDKARDILNAWSGTLTTVTGNADRFLAAGIYGYQFANVAEIMRGYGGFDLARFQRMMLNVFHPLNESFLTNHNDACITNYWANWDLCTMNSILAIGVLCDRQDLIDRAVTYFRTGAGNGSIMHAIPFLHGGGLAQWQESGRDQGHTMMGVGQMGAFCEMAWNQGIDLYGYDGNRFAKACEYIAKYNLGEDVPFTAYTWGTGQNCAQQTHTAIAAASRGEVRPVWETVYNHYAVRRGLAMPYSAAFVAKVRPEGGGGDYGPNSGGFDQLGFGTLTHARVR from the coding sequence ATGTCCGCACGCACCCCCGCCGTCACCCGTCGCGGCGCCCTCAAGGCCGTGCTGGCGGCCGGCGCCGGCGCGGCCCTGCTGGGCCGCGCCGACCCGGCCGCCGCGGCCAGCCACCCCGGCCTGCTGCACACGCAGGCCGACTTCGACCGCATGCGATCGATGGTCAACGCCGGAGCCCAGCCCTGGAAGGCGGGCTGGGACCGGCTCGTGGCCAACTCCCACTCCCAGAGCACCTGGACGCCCAACCCGCAGGCGACCATCGTCCGCGGCGGCGACGGCCAGAACTACGGGATCCTCTACAACGACATCCACGCCGCCTACCAGAACGCGCTGCGCTGGAAGGTCAGCGGCAGCACCGCGCACGGCGACAAGGCCCGCGACATCCTCAACGCCTGGTCCGGCACGCTCACCACGGTCACCGGCAACGCCGACCGGTTCCTGGCCGCGGGCATCTACGGCTACCAGTTCGCCAACGTCGCCGAGATCATGCGCGGCTACGGCGGCTTCGACCTGGCCCGCTTCCAGCGGATGATGCTCAACGTCTTCCACCCGCTCAACGAGAGCTTCCTGACCAACCACAACGACGCCTGCATCACCAACTACTGGGCCAACTGGGATCTGTGCACCATGAACTCGATCCTGGCCATCGGCGTGCTCTGCGACCGGCAGGACCTCATCGACCGCGCCGTCACCTACTTCAGGACCGGCGCGGGCAACGGCTCGATCATGCACGCCATCCCGTTCCTGCACGGCGGCGGGCTCGCGCAGTGGCAGGAGAGCGGGCGCGACCAGGGCCACACCATGATGGGCGTCGGCCAGATGGGGGCCTTCTGCGAGATGGCCTGGAACCAGGGCATCGACCTGTACGGCTACGACGGCAACCGGTTCGCCAAGGCGTGCGAGTACATCGCGAAGTACAACCTGGGCGAGGACGTCCCGTTCACCGCCTACACCTGGGGCACCGGCCAGAACTGCGCCCAGCAGACGCACACCGCGATCGCGGCGGCGAGCCGCGGCGAGGTGCGGCCCGTCTGGGAGACCGTCTACAACCACTACGCCGTCAGGCGCGGCCTGGCGATGCCGTACTCGGCCGCGTTCGTCGCCAAGGTGCGGCCAGAGGGCGGCGGCGGCGACTACGGGCCCAACAGCGGCGGCTTCGACCAGCTCGGGTTCGGCACGCTCACGCACGCCAGGGTCAGGTGA
- a CDS encoding Tat pathway signal protein has protein sequence MLIRHRLGGPLAAILLLPFLAAPPAMAAPLPAGYVDVVTFGDTDSESAHALQAASTAVVEGALGEPARVAKPTSPATVKGGELRFRVAVDPVAQNYFTLKFWGSDASPYKTIAYVNGEQIGYRRSGDYEAINLGSSRALPGRFYYNTIMLPLGHTLGRRVVEMTVRTYDAGFAQPVTADSRGYYRAYTHTTAYLDVSGEKQGTVTPDTTPAPGPSDAEKQAMVDRYRKSQIDLFNQYSAQLDASPAAKLSIVRYQDDLRFYASALLEPWAPANTPELRKAALGRLFKAIDNHVKDYYADTRLLLRGGHQGDWGGYYGALGEALYIVENLIPEVYGAQEFEAFLDEPFVTGTQDGPSSLKGVDWDGGELSRREAYERVLKANFDFARARLSYIYNQVMYTYEGAWEAHEGLRVIGSRFYEGKARSHRILLEALGVEPFLGEEVLVGPDGKDLDLYHSLFYHDTTARFTDDFAQIVGKGLARSKLGPDGGVVRRLPYGEHYTGITKAGLTRENTFVANYGEATNYLPEYFFRTWGHKGDEKLNDEILKLALKNLHARGFTRYTGTDDNGKRVALAEMAVDERNATYPGWPAYALRNTEGRTMEYVTLDKHLAEHAERYAGPEWEPYRRYANEAAGFVQQQLADNQYFNTFSSVEAKRKYDMWLPETYAYLRARPAAGAVLPQTDFAAYTPAELAALGVDPARYERFAFADVDDMFVSVRDGDTRIFGSLYERQRGVAGNGRLHVLAKDHHNVVQLATDTQFAYRDYNLRMDNIDVDFMEDQQKGDGGLPQALAGEILPAAHQPGVGTVRRENYEFDTPYSGYADFLTARYGDYVFAFNTTRDEYGNKRSFSLDVPGDAVDLVSGRRVAGGAVSVPPETAMVLRLDGGVAERPIPHHVDFVQALRDRDGVTLTWKPAAGAESYTIRRDGRVIAAGVRGTTYEAGRQSGAYTVTGVNRHGSGWASQAVRPPAAPVDRVGEVAGRVKADGHRVELTGGDGKGLGDGDDYYLDKRDIKDSLLFSNEVLTGSGSVSARIEQARGPASGVMLRADARYIYFGADASGRLVLRNRTRDSRHDWQDDRRSPIDAGIQGYTAAEYPFVKLVRDADAQIVRAWASKDGRSWSYVAELFTPFPEGVYAGVAAATAATFTHVTVSPDREGTLYARVERARDRVTLRWSKPDAATRFTVYRKDGAGAPWRPVLSSALTFDFTDEPLRHGTRFYRIAAIGADGAEGPGSGLLMAAAEPLATVIAETEKLPAADYTKGSYHLLTRALAEARAGGDEDALIDRIYAAVEQLVPVGTLLKKVTVEPSMVEASTEAWGGGGTKAQNGWRAFDGDPATATDTTTSAGWIDVRLPAAVALDAIRYHPRSTHVTRLNGAVFRGSADGGATWTDLHTVSGVDTARWYSAALARSAAYPWLRVAFPSGNANVAEIEFLSMGDDRTLLDLLIEEAEAVDPSRRTPELTAALEHARSELSGQEQIDAAAERLRVALASL, from the coding sequence ATGCTCATACGGCACCGGTTAGGCGGCCCGCTCGCCGCGATCCTGCTGCTGCCCTTCCTCGCCGCGCCCCCCGCGATGGCCGCCCCCTTGCCCGCCGGATACGTGGACGTGGTCACGTTCGGCGACACCGACTCCGAGAGCGCGCACGCGCTGCAGGCGGCCTCCACCGCGGTGGTCGAAGGGGCGCTGGGGGAGCCCGCCCGCGTCGCCAAGCCGACCTCCCCGGCCACCGTCAAGGGCGGTGAGCTGCGGTTCAGGGTCGCGGTCGATCCGGTCGCGCAGAACTACTTCACGCTGAAGTTCTGGGGGAGCGACGCCTCGCCCTACAAGACGATCGCCTACGTCAACGGCGAGCAGATCGGCTACCGGCGCTCGGGCGACTACGAGGCGATCAACCTCGGATCGAGCAGGGCGCTGCCGGGCCGGTTCTACTACAACACGATCATGCTGCCGCTCGGCCACACCCTGGGCCGGCGGGTCGTGGAGATGACCGTCCGGACGTACGACGCCGGGTTCGCCCAGCCCGTGACCGCCGACTCGCGCGGCTACTACCGGGCCTACACGCACACCACCGCGTACCTGGACGTCTCCGGCGAGAAGCAGGGGACGGTCACCCCGGACACCACGCCCGCGCCCGGGCCGTCCGACGCCGAGAAGCAGGCGATGGTCGACCGCTACAGGAAGAGCCAGATCGACCTGTTCAACCAGTACAGCGCGCAACTCGACGCCTCGCCGGCGGCGAAGCTGTCGATCGTCCGCTACCAGGACGACCTGCGCTTCTACGCCTCGGCGCTGCTGGAGCCGTGGGCGCCGGCGAACACGCCCGAGCTGAGGAAGGCGGCGCTGGGACGCCTGTTCAAGGCGATCGACAACCACGTCAAGGACTACTACGCCGACACCCGGCTGCTGCTGCGGGGCGGCCACCAGGGCGACTGGGGCGGCTACTACGGGGCCCTGGGCGAGGCGCTGTACATCGTGGAGAACCTGATCCCCGAGGTGTACGGCGCGCAGGAGTTCGAGGCGTTCCTGGACGAGCCCTTCGTCACCGGCACGCAGGACGGGCCGTCCTCGCTCAAGGGCGTGGACTGGGACGGCGGGGAGCTGTCCCGGCGCGAGGCGTACGAGCGGGTGCTGAAGGCCAACTTCGACTTCGCCCGCGCGCGGCTGTCCTACATCTACAACCAGGTGATGTACACCTACGAGGGCGCGTGGGAGGCGCACGAGGGTCTGCGGGTGATCGGGTCGCGCTTCTACGAGGGCAAGGCCAGGAGCCACCGGATCCTGCTGGAGGCGCTCGGCGTCGAGCCCTTCCTCGGCGAAGAGGTGCTGGTGGGGCCCGACGGCAAGGACCTGGACCTCTACCACTCGCTCTTCTACCACGACACCACCGCCCGCTTCACCGACGACTTCGCGCAGATCGTGGGCAAGGGCCTGGCCAGGAGCAAGCTCGGCCCCGACGGGGGCGTGGTGCGCCGCCTGCCGTACGGCGAGCACTACACCGGCATCACCAAGGCCGGGCTGACCAGGGAGAACACCTTCGTCGCCAACTACGGCGAGGCCACCAACTACCTGCCGGAGTACTTCTTCCGCACCTGGGGCCACAAGGGCGACGAGAAGCTCAACGACGAGATCCTCAAGCTGGCGCTGAAGAACCTGCACGCGCGCGGCTTCACCCGCTACACCGGCACGGACGACAACGGCAAGCGGGTGGCCCTGGCGGAGATGGCCGTGGACGAGCGCAACGCGACCTACCCGGGCTGGCCCGCCTACGCCCTGCGCAACACCGAGGGCCGCACGATGGAGTACGTCACGCTGGACAAGCACCTGGCCGAGCACGCCGAGCGCTACGCGGGCCCGGAGTGGGAGCCGTACCGGCGCTACGCGAACGAGGCGGCCGGGTTCGTCCAGCAGCAGCTCGCCGACAACCAGTACTTCAACACCTTCTCCTCCGTGGAGGCGAAGCGGAAGTACGACATGTGGCTACCCGAGACCTACGCCTACCTGCGCGCCCGTCCGGCGGCCGGGGCCGTGCTCCCGCAGACGGACTTCGCCGCGTACACGCCCGCGGAGCTCGCCGCCCTGGGCGTCGACCCGGCCCGCTACGAGCGGTTCGCGTTCGCGGACGTGGACGACATGTTCGTCTCCGTCCGCGACGGCGACACCCGGATCTTCGGCTCGCTGTACGAACGGCAGCGCGGCGTGGCCGGCAACGGGCGGCTGCACGTCCTGGCCAAGGACCACCACAACGTCGTGCAGCTCGCCACGGACACGCAGTTCGCCTACCGCGACTACAACCTGCGGATGGACAACATCGACGTCGACTTCATGGAGGACCAGCAGAAGGGCGACGGCGGCCTGCCGCAGGCGCTGGCCGGTGAGATCCTGCCCGCCGCCCACCAGCCGGGCGTGGGCACCGTGCGGCGGGAGAACTACGAGTTCGACACCCCCTACTCCGGGTACGCCGACTTCCTGACCGCCCGCTACGGCGACTACGTCTTCGCCTTCAACACCACCCGGGACGAGTATGGCAACAAGCGCTCGTTCTCGCTGGACGTGCCCGGCGACGCGGTGGACCTGGTGTCGGGCAGGCGCGTGGCCGGGGGCGCGGTGAGCGTGCCGCCCGAGACCGCGATGGTGCTGAGGCTGGACGGCGGCGTGGCCGAGCGGCCGATCCCGCACCACGTGGACTTCGTCCAGGCGCTGCGGGACCGCGACGGCGTCACCCTCACCTGGAAGCCCGCCGCCGGCGCCGAGTCGTACACGATCAGGCGCGACGGCAGGGTGATCGCCGCCGGGGTCCGCGGCACGACGTACGAGGCCGGCAGGCAGTCCGGCGCGTACACCGTGACCGGCGTGAACCGCCACGGCTCCGGCTGGGCCTCGCAGGCCGTCCGGCCGCCCGCCGCGCCGGTGGACCGCGTCGGCGAGGTCGCGGGCCGCGTCAAGGCGGACGGGCACCGCGTCGAGCTCACCGGGGGCGACGGCAAGGGCCTCGGCGACGGCGACGACTACTACCTGGACAAGCGTGACATCAAGGACAGCCTGCTGTTCTCGAACGAGGTGCTCACCGGCAGCGGCTCGGTCAGCGCCCGGATCGAGCAGGCGCGGGGCCCGGCCAGTGGCGTGATGCTCCGGGCCGACGCCCGCTACATCTACTTCGGCGCGGACGCCTCGGGCCGGCTCGTCCTGCGCAACCGCACCCGAGACTCCCGCCACGACTGGCAGGACGACCGGCGCAGCCCGATCGACGCCGGCATCCAGGGATACACCGCGGCCGAGTACCCGTTCGTCAAGCTCGTACGGGACGCCGACGCCCAGATCGTGCGGGCGTGGGCGAGCAAGGACGGCCGGTCGTGGTCGTACGTGGCGGAGCTGTTCACGCCCTTCCCCGAAGGCGTGTACGCCGGGGTCGCGGCGGCCACGGCGGCCACGTTCACCCACGTCACGGTGTCGCCCGACCGCGAGGGGACGCTGTACGCCCGGGTGGAGCGGGCCCGCGACCGCGTGACGCTGCGCTGGAGCAAGCCGGACGCCGCCACCCGGTTCACCGTCTACCGCAAGGACGGCGCGGGCGCCCCCTGGCGCCCGGTCCTGTCGAGCGCGCTGACCTTCGACTTCACCGACGAACCGCTGCGGCACGGCACCCGCTTCTACCGGATCGCGGCGATCGGCGCGGACGGCGCCGAAGGGCCGGGCTCGGGCCTGCTGATGGCGGCGGCCGAACCGCTCGCCACCGTGATCGCCGAGACGGAGAAGCTGCCCGCGGCCGACTACACCAAGGGCAGCTACCACCTGCTGACCCGGGCGCTCGCCGAGGCGCGGGCGGGCGGCGACGAGGACGCGCTGATCGACCGGATCTACGCCGCCGTCGAGCAGCTCGTGCCGGTCGGCACGCTGCTGAAGAAGGTGACCGTCGAGCCGTCCATGGTGGAGGCGTCCACCGAGGCGTGGGGAGGCGGCGGCACCAAGGCCCAGAACGGCTGGCGCGCCTTCGACGGCGACCCGGCCACCGCCACCGACACCACCACCTCGGCGGGCTGGATCGACGTGCGCCTGCCGGCGGCGGTGGCGCTGGACGCCATCCGCTACCACCCGCGCTCCACCCACGTCACGCGGCTGAACGGCGCCGTGTTCAGGGGATCCGCCGACGGCGGCGCCACCTGGACCGACCTGCACACGGTCAGCGGGGTCGACACGGCGCGGTGGTACTCCGCCGCGCTCGCGCGGAGCGCGGCCTACCCGTGGCTGCGCGTCGCCTTCCCGTCGGGCAACGCGAACGTGGCCGAGATCGAGTTCCTGTCCATGGGCGACGACCGTACCCTGCTCGACCTGCTCATCGAGGAGGCCGAGGCCGTCGACCCGAGCCGCCGCACCCCCGAGCTGACCGCCGCGCTGGAACACGCCCGCTCCGAGCTGAGCGGTCAGGAGCAGATCGACGCCGCGGCCGAGCGGCTGCGCGTCGCCCTCGCGAGCCTGTGA
- a CDS encoding MOSC domain-containing protein — translation MILDQILIYPLKSGQGWARSEAVVHPWGLDGDRRWAVVDEQGDNLWLGEYPRLASVAAHPTDEDGLRLAARGMEPLTVPPATGAATPVGFTGLDKAVLADDAAHAWFSELLGRPARLVWLDDPLGRSIDPAHGGLPGEVVSFAWDAPLLLVSESSALALDGWLAEEAARHGEEPPGPLSRVRFRPSAIVAGAEPFAEDGWREVRIGAVPFRVSEICDRCAVTTIDPETQEKGKEPLRTLARHRKWDGRTWFGIRLVPLDLGTIRVGDPVSAR, via the coding sequence GTGATCCTTGATCAAATCCTGATTTATCCGCTGAAATCGGGTCAGGGTTGGGCGCGGTCCGAGGCGGTCGTTCACCCTTGGGGCCTGGACGGGGACCGGCGGTGGGCGGTCGTCGACGAGCAGGGCGACAATCTGTGGCTGGGCGAGTACCCGCGCCTGGCGTCCGTGGCCGCGCACCCCACCGACGAGGACGGTCTCCGGCTCGCGGCACGCGGCATGGAGCCCCTGACCGTGCCGCCCGCCACCGGCGCGGCCACGCCGGTCGGTTTCACCGGCCTGGACAAGGCGGTGCTCGCCGACGACGCCGCGCACGCCTGGTTCAGCGAGCTGCTGGGACGTCCGGCCCGGCTGGTGTGGCTGGACGACCCCCTGGGGCGGTCGATCGACCCGGCGCACGGTGGGTTGCCGGGTGAGGTGGTGAGCTTCGCGTGGGACGCGCCGCTGCTGCTCGTCTCGGAGTCGTCCGCGCTCGCCCTGGACGGCTGGCTGGCCGAGGAGGCCGCCAGGCACGGGGAGGAGCCGCCCGGGCCGTTGTCGCGGGTACGGTTCCGTCCCAGCGCGATCGTCGCGGGCGCGGAGCCCTTCGCGGAGGACGGCTGGCGCGAGGTGCGGATAGGCGCCGTCCCCTTCCGGGTCTCGGAGATCTGCGACCGTTGCGCGGTGACGACGATCGATCCGGAGACCCAGGAGAAGGGCAAGGAGCCGCTGCGGACGCTGGCCCGGCACCGCAAGTGGGACGGCAGGACCTGGTTCGGCATCCGCCTCGTCCCCCTCGACCTGGGCACGATCCGGGTGGGCGATCCGGTCAGCGCCCGCTGA
- a CDS encoding SMI1/KNR4 family protein, translating into MIDDVLRSMAEKIAAAAPPKWRRAEFRGFATGGGGSGHSGLTYERGAGGGDVDLHAELCAVHTLAAPAGDHLTVELVVEAKGRFEAVVSESLERAPDGGFLYVLDRHALPAEPAAFQPGPVESTQAGDPREAVALLGAYLRERDRILGRDTYAPPPALPEARRAELAMGLPDDLRALYAHIDGDGGEGLLERYPWFGLERLVSQSRPENRWWATGRAWRDHLRNPLITSAGPRLAVRRASDHPGWIPFATSTGGDFLAVDLAPGPGGRSGQVIRIGAHHHDGPAYVADSVTGLLRRHVAALRAGAYRVEDGELWIDVEEPEEEPRALVVAGADAASMRGMRPGIERLTVLNAPLADFRPLRGTPTLWQITVENVPGADLGPLRDTPVELLDLAMDTINLWPLAGHATLRLLTLRTAHPVDLAPLVSCPRLYGLDLSEATVNDLGVLADLKNLLYLRLRRAQWEELWERAGHPPGLAAAELAAEPPRERAWWWSVDRSYHAPEPSLKTAVKWAADLAGRSADVRSFAGRFARGGSASR; encoded by the coding sequence GTGATCGACGACGTACTGCGTTCCATGGCCGAGAAGATCGCGGCGGCGGCGCCCCCGAAGTGGCGCAGGGCCGAGTTTCGGGGGTTCGCGACCGGCGGCGGCGGGTCCGGGCACAGCGGCCTGACGTACGAGCGCGGCGCCGGCGGCGGTGACGTCGATCTGCACGCCGAGCTGTGCGCCGTCCACACGCTGGCCGCGCCGGCCGGCGATCATCTGACCGTCGAGCTGGTCGTCGAGGCCAAGGGGCGGTTCGAGGCGGTGGTCAGCGAGTCGCTGGAGCGGGCCCCCGACGGCGGCTTCCTGTACGTGCTCGATCGGCACGCGCTCCCGGCCGAGCCGGCCGCGTTCCAGCCGGGCCCGGTGGAGTCCACGCAGGCGGGCGACCCGCGGGAGGCGGTCGCCCTGCTCGGCGCCTATTTGCGCGAGCGGGACCGGATCCTGGGGCGGGACACGTACGCGCCGCCGCCCGCGCTGCCCGAGGCGCGCCGGGCCGAGCTCGCCATGGGGCTCCCCGACGACCTGCGCGCCCTGTACGCGCACATCGACGGCGACGGCGGCGAGGGGCTGCTGGAGCGGTACCCCTGGTTCGGCCTGGAAAGGCTGGTGAGCCAGAGCCGCCCGGAGAACCGCTGGTGGGCCACGGGCCGCGCCTGGCGTGACCACCTGCGCAACCCGTTGATCACCAGCGCCGGCCCGCGGCTGGCGGTGCGCCGGGCGTCGGACCACCCGGGCTGGATCCCGTTCGCCACCAGCACCGGCGGCGACTTCCTGGCCGTGGACCTCGCGCCGGGCCCCGGCGGGCGCTCCGGCCAGGTCATCCGCATCGGCGCGCACCACCACGACGGCCCGGCCTACGTCGCCGACTCGGTGACCGGCCTGCTGCGGCGGCACGTCGCCGCGCTGCGGGCGGGCGCGTACCGGGTCGAGGACGGCGAGCTGTGGATCGACGTCGAGGAGCCGGAGGAGGAGCCCCGCGCGCTGGTCGTCGCCGGCGCCGACGCGGCCTCCATGCGCGGCATGCGCCCCGGGATCGAACGCCTGACGGTGCTCAACGCCCCCTTGGCCGACTTCCGGCCCCTGCGCGGGACGCCGACGCTGTGGCAGATCACCGTGGAGAACGTGCCCGGAGCGGACCTGGGCCCGCTCCGCGACACGCCGGTGGAGCTGCTGGACCTGGCCATGGACACGATCAACCTGTGGCCGCTGGCGGGCCACGCCACGCTGCGCCTGCTGACGCTGCGCACCGCGCACCCCGTCGACCTGGCGCCGCTCGTGTCGTGCCCGCGCCTGTACGGGCTGGACCTGTCCGAGGCCACCGTCAACGACCTCGGCGTGCTCGCCGACCTCAAGAACCTGCTCTACCTGCGCCTGCGCCGCGCGCAGTGGGAGGAGCTCTGGGAGCGGGCGGGCCACCCGCCGGGGCTGGCGGCGGCCGAGCTGGCCGCCGAGCCGCCCCGGGAGCGGGCCTGGTGGTGGTCGGTCGACAGGTCCTACCACGCCCCGGAGCCGTCGCTGAAAACGGCGGTCAAGTGGGCGGCCGACCTGGCCGGCAGGTCGGCGGACGTGCGGAGCTTCGCGGGCCGGTTCGCCCGCGGCGGGTCAGCCTCTCGTTGA